A single Biomphalaria glabrata chromosome 2, xgBioGlab47.1, whole genome shotgun sequence DNA region contains:
- the LOC106062591 gene encoding uncharacterized protein LOC106062591 isoform X1, producing MSTMSSTLDQLAMSETLEELEGDCDFVDDFKEWEVLNSASNVSEQQKSLSTGEKKQNENERQKQISTEESKSHENSSTVRLKHDAESKTLLKAKLPNTDNPRSKALPRDEPRKLDSSKSSEKDSTKKVQAHSKSETSTNILDYFEKVEADRSKSEAKTNTHVPKTASSSTSSPQIAAGKKHKLPTKDLVEAKVRKTEFQSEVKGADIKSPKISAAESEEKKEKDSLQQKTQEIFAEANLPEKMVEKKTGDTSVKKIVPELAKVPVLSEAEYRSLDNELVEVMMDDLKQQLISHQGDKYIVRFSPVELADLADPSIQGFIQTQPNLTFYFKRQGKFKKKKGYAESYFTQSIEVQAFLQKFLQVKLVEPKVEVSISYLHGQKEPEILSFTALLDKNGLLLKLVKTFEDSKPKTDSKESFDVNNVPAQATTLILKTLFPFCKSIALPDERIVYKNQNFKGATKVFYPSEPWIEAVLECCVDFKYRAQPLAVVFKSKDAIVKKEASSEPKMNSSVDAKKEAVGSNQNDKASNDDKNIFSSLSGKNTHDADADISSMTLDVCSGMLESLNKLKKLGTNNPDVLKILEMQTQIASLHQSLSQSVKTSSSLDPWSVGPSDTLDSDSSSDQQERLSKRRKKKQEEEKRMIKQLKEMEDIQKMIDEADEESRQKEENIKRLREQDQQKTKSGEEKKSKLNWARKIIEEAKLTGGSPTGDSSKQEAQRMLRAREERLKEEEEAKKREELKKLIFPDVKTEEMKQEIQQPLKQEETTQETSNQEGTSEETNKNSEKVKLETYQEKSQSSTTSENSTNECVIYSETEYNQIVANNTVLPSQYFIQLGYFNNRQCPVQCCPATKFFKTAASFMDHWEIFHKPNVTMRFCPKCSAYFMNISELESHLSKRHSYTDLKVINRITQEARVKVVSNPSFRDPGRFVGPVI from the exons ATGTCGACTATGTCTAGTACTCTAGATCA GCTAGCCATGTCAGAGACACTTGAAGAATTAGAGGGGGACTGTGATTTTGTGGATGATTTCAAAGAGTGGGAGGTTCTTAATTCTGCTTCAAATGTGTCAGAGCAGCAGAAATCTTTGTCTActggtgaaaaaaaacaaaatgaaaatgaaagacaaaaacaaatcaGCACAGAAGAAAGTAAATCACATGAAAACAGCTCCACTGTGAGACTGAAACATGATGCTGAGtcaaaaacattattgaaagCCAAACTACCAAATACAGATAATCCTAGGAGTAAAGCCTTACCTAGAGATGAACCCAGAAAACTGGATAGTTCAAAGAGCAGTGAAAAAGATTCAACTAAAAAAGTGCAAGCACATAGTAAATCTGAAACCAGTACAAATATTCTTGACTATTTTGAAAAAGTGGAAGCAGACAGATCAAAATCTGAAGCCAAAACTAACACACATGTTCCTAAAACTGCCAGCAGCAGTACTAGCTCTCCCCAGATAGCTGCAGGTAAAAAACATAAGTTACCAACTAAAGATCTTGTCGAGGCAAAAGTTAGAAAAACTGAATTCCAGAGTGAAGTAAAAGGAGCAGATATAAAGAGTCCCAAAATCTCAGCAGCAGAGTCTgaggagaaaaaagaaaaagacagttTACAACAGAAAACTCAGGAGATCTTTGCAGAAGCTAATCTCCCAGAAAAAATGGTTGAAAAGAAAACTGGTGATACCAGTGTAAAGAAGATAGTACCAGAGTTGGCAAAAGTGCCAGTGTTGTCAGAGGCTGAATACCGCAGCCTTGACAATGAACTGGTAGAAGTGATGATGGATGACTTGAAACAACAGCTGATCTCTCACCAAG GTGACAAGTATATTGTCAGGTTTTCACCTGTAGAGCTTGCAGACTTGGCTGACCCATCCATTCAGGGATTTATTCAGACTCAACcaaatttgacattttattttaaacgcCAAGGAAagtttaagaagaaaaaagg atatGCTGAATCTTATTTTACTCAATCTATAGAAGTTCAAGCATTTCTACAAAAGTTTCTCCAAGTGAAATTAGTGGAGCCTAAAGTAGAAGTGTCTATTTCATATCTTCATGGACAGAAGGAGCCTGAAATTT TGAGTTTCACAGcattgttagataaaaatggCTTATTATTGAAACTTGTGAAAACTTTTGAAG ATTCAAAGCCCAAAACAGATTCTAAGGAAAGTTTTGATGTGAACAATGTACCAGCTCAGGCCACAACTTTGATTTTGAAAACTTTGTTCCCTTTCTGCAAGTCAATAGCATTGCCCGATGAACGAATAGTctataaaaatcaaaatttcaaGGG aGCTACCAAAGTTTTCTATCCCAGTGAACCTTGGATAGAGGCAGTACTAGAATGTTGTGTAGACTTTAAGTACAGAGCTCAACCATTAGCTGTTGTGTTCAAATCCAAAGATGCGATTG ttaaaaaGGAAGCAAGTTCTGAACCCAAGATGAACAGTAGTGTTGATGCCAAAAAAGAAGCTGTTGGTTCCAATCAAAATGACAAGGCCAGCAATGATGATAAAAACATATT TTCCAGTTTGTCTGGAAAAAATACGCATGATGCAGATGCTGACATCTCCAGTATGACGCTAGATGTCTGCTCTGGGATGCTTGAGTCGCTCAACAAGTTAAAAAAACTGGGCACAAACAATCCTGATGTACTAAAAATATTAGAA ATGCAGACACAAATCGCCTCCCTTCACCAATCACTGAGTCAGTCTGTCAAAACAAGCTCATCTTTAGATCCATGGTCAGTAGGACCTTCTGATACATTGGACAGCGATAGCTCTTCTGATCAGCAAGAAAGACTTTCCAAGAGGAGAAAGAAGAAACAGGAAGAGGAAAAGAGGATGATAAAGCAGCTGAAGGAGATGGAGGACATCCAGAAGATGATAGATGAGGCTGATGAGGAGTCTCGACAGAAGGAAGAAAACATTAAGCGCTTGAGAGAGCAGGACCAGCAGAAGACAAAATCTGGGGAGGAAAAGAAATCCAAGCTGAACTGGGCAAGGAAAATCATAGAAGAAGCAAAACTAACTGGGGGCTCACCCACAGGGGACAGCTCTAAACAAGAGGCACAGCGAATGCTTCGTGCAAGAGAGGAAAGGctgaaagaagaagaggaagccaAAAAGAGGGAAGAACTGAAGAAGTTAATATTCCCAGATGTGAAAACAGAAGAAATGAAACAGGAAATACAACAGCCATTAAAACAAGAGGAAACGACACAAGAAACATCCAATCAAGAAGGCACATcagaagaaacaaacaaaaacagtgaGAAAGTGAAACTAGAAACTTATCAAGAG AAGTCACAGTCTAGTACTACCTCAGAGAA ttCTACAAATGAGTGTGTCATTTACTCTGAGACTGAATACAATCAGATAGTGGCCAATAACACAGTGTTGCCCTCTCAGTACTTCATCCAGCTTGGCTACTTTAATAATAGGCAATGTCCTGTCCAATGCTGCCCAGCAACCAAGTTTTTCAAAACCGCTGCTTCTTTCATGGACCACTGGGAGATTTTTCATAAACCAAAC GTAACAATGAGGTTCTGCCCCAAGTGCTCAGCCTATTTTATGAATATCTCAGAGTTAGAGAGCCACTTGTCCAAAAGACATTCCTATACAGACCTTAAAGTAATCAACAGAATTACTCAAGAGGCCAGGGTCAAGGTTGTGTCCAACCCCAGCTTTAGAGATCCAGGAAGATTTGTGGGGCCAGTCATttag
- the LOC106062591 gene encoding uncharacterized protein LOC106062591 isoform X2 codes for MSETLEELEGDCDFVDDFKEWEVLNSASNVSEQQKSLSTGEKKQNENERQKQISTEESKSHENSSTVRLKHDAESKTLLKAKLPNTDNPRSKALPRDEPRKLDSSKSSEKDSTKKVQAHSKSETSTNILDYFEKVEADRSKSEAKTNTHVPKTASSSTSSPQIAAGKKHKLPTKDLVEAKVRKTEFQSEVKGADIKSPKISAAESEEKKEKDSLQQKTQEIFAEANLPEKMVEKKTGDTSVKKIVPELAKVPVLSEAEYRSLDNELVEVMMDDLKQQLISHQGDKYIVRFSPVELADLADPSIQGFIQTQPNLTFYFKRQGKFKKKKGYAESYFTQSIEVQAFLQKFLQVKLVEPKVEVSISYLHGQKEPEILSFTALLDKNGLLLKLVKTFEDSKPKTDSKESFDVNNVPAQATTLILKTLFPFCKSIALPDERIVYKNQNFKGATKVFYPSEPWIEAVLECCVDFKYRAQPLAVVFKSKDAIVKKEASSEPKMNSSVDAKKEAVGSNQNDKASNDDKNIFSSLSGKNTHDADADISSMTLDVCSGMLESLNKLKKLGTNNPDVLKILEMQTQIASLHQSLSQSVKTSSSLDPWSVGPSDTLDSDSSSDQQERLSKRRKKKQEEEKRMIKQLKEMEDIQKMIDEADEESRQKEENIKRLREQDQQKTKSGEEKKSKLNWARKIIEEAKLTGGSPTGDSSKQEAQRMLRAREERLKEEEEAKKREELKKLIFPDVKTEEMKQEIQQPLKQEETTQETSNQEGTSEETNKNSEKVKLETYQEKSQSSTTSENSTNECVIYSETEYNQIVANNTVLPSQYFIQLGYFNNRQCPVQCCPATKFFKTAASFMDHWEIFHKPNVTMRFCPKCSAYFMNISELESHLSKRHSYTDLKVINRITQEARVKVVSNPSFRDPGRFVGPVI; via the exons ATGTCAGAGACACTTGAAGAATTAGAGGGGGACTGTGATTTTGTGGATGATTTCAAAGAGTGGGAGGTTCTTAATTCTGCTTCAAATGTGTCAGAGCAGCAGAAATCTTTGTCTActggtgaaaaaaaacaaaatgaaaatgaaagacaaaaacaaatcaGCACAGAAGAAAGTAAATCACATGAAAACAGCTCCACTGTGAGACTGAAACATGATGCTGAGtcaaaaacattattgaaagCCAAACTACCAAATACAGATAATCCTAGGAGTAAAGCCTTACCTAGAGATGAACCCAGAAAACTGGATAGTTCAAAGAGCAGTGAAAAAGATTCAACTAAAAAAGTGCAAGCACATAGTAAATCTGAAACCAGTACAAATATTCTTGACTATTTTGAAAAAGTGGAAGCAGACAGATCAAAATCTGAAGCCAAAACTAACACACATGTTCCTAAAACTGCCAGCAGCAGTACTAGCTCTCCCCAGATAGCTGCAGGTAAAAAACATAAGTTACCAACTAAAGATCTTGTCGAGGCAAAAGTTAGAAAAACTGAATTCCAGAGTGAAGTAAAAGGAGCAGATATAAAGAGTCCCAAAATCTCAGCAGCAGAGTCTgaggagaaaaaagaaaaagacagttTACAACAGAAAACTCAGGAGATCTTTGCAGAAGCTAATCTCCCAGAAAAAATGGTTGAAAAGAAAACTGGTGATACCAGTGTAAAGAAGATAGTACCAGAGTTGGCAAAAGTGCCAGTGTTGTCAGAGGCTGAATACCGCAGCCTTGACAATGAACTGGTAGAAGTGATGATGGATGACTTGAAACAACAGCTGATCTCTCACCAAG GTGACAAGTATATTGTCAGGTTTTCACCTGTAGAGCTTGCAGACTTGGCTGACCCATCCATTCAGGGATTTATTCAGACTCAACcaaatttgacattttattttaaacgcCAAGGAAagtttaagaagaaaaaagg atatGCTGAATCTTATTTTACTCAATCTATAGAAGTTCAAGCATTTCTACAAAAGTTTCTCCAAGTGAAATTAGTGGAGCCTAAAGTAGAAGTGTCTATTTCATATCTTCATGGACAGAAGGAGCCTGAAATTT TGAGTTTCACAGcattgttagataaaaatggCTTATTATTGAAACTTGTGAAAACTTTTGAAG ATTCAAAGCCCAAAACAGATTCTAAGGAAAGTTTTGATGTGAACAATGTACCAGCTCAGGCCACAACTTTGATTTTGAAAACTTTGTTCCCTTTCTGCAAGTCAATAGCATTGCCCGATGAACGAATAGTctataaaaatcaaaatttcaaGGG aGCTACCAAAGTTTTCTATCCCAGTGAACCTTGGATAGAGGCAGTACTAGAATGTTGTGTAGACTTTAAGTACAGAGCTCAACCATTAGCTGTTGTGTTCAAATCCAAAGATGCGATTG ttaaaaaGGAAGCAAGTTCTGAACCCAAGATGAACAGTAGTGTTGATGCCAAAAAAGAAGCTGTTGGTTCCAATCAAAATGACAAGGCCAGCAATGATGATAAAAACATATT TTCCAGTTTGTCTGGAAAAAATACGCATGATGCAGATGCTGACATCTCCAGTATGACGCTAGATGTCTGCTCTGGGATGCTTGAGTCGCTCAACAAGTTAAAAAAACTGGGCACAAACAATCCTGATGTACTAAAAATATTAGAA ATGCAGACACAAATCGCCTCCCTTCACCAATCACTGAGTCAGTCTGTCAAAACAAGCTCATCTTTAGATCCATGGTCAGTAGGACCTTCTGATACATTGGACAGCGATAGCTCTTCTGATCAGCAAGAAAGACTTTCCAAGAGGAGAAAGAAGAAACAGGAAGAGGAAAAGAGGATGATAAAGCAGCTGAAGGAGATGGAGGACATCCAGAAGATGATAGATGAGGCTGATGAGGAGTCTCGACAGAAGGAAGAAAACATTAAGCGCTTGAGAGAGCAGGACCAGCAGAAGACAAAATCTGGGGAGGAAAAGAAATCCAAGCTGAACTGGGCAAGGAAAATCATAGAAGAAGCAAAACTAACTGGGGGCTCACCCACAGGGGACAGCTCTAAACAAGAGGCACAGCGAATGCTTCGTGCAAGAGAGGAAAGGctgaaagaagaagaggaagccaAAAAGAGGGAAGAACTGAAGAAGTTAATATTCCCAGATGTGAAAACAGAAGAAATGAAACAGGAAATACAACAGCCATTAAAACAAGAGGAAACGACACAAGAAACATCCAATCAAGAAGGCACATcagaagaaacaaacaaaaacagtgaGAAAGTGAAACTAGAAACTTATCAAGAG AAGTCACAGTCTAGTACTACCTCAGAGAA ttCTACAAATGAGTGTGTCATTTACTCTGAGACTGAATACAATCAGATAGTGGCCAATAACACAGTGTTGCCCTCTCAGTACTTCATCCAGCTTGGCTACTTTAATAATAGGCAATGTCCTGTCCAATGCTGCCCAGCAACCAAGTTTTTCAAAACCGCTGCTTCTTTCATGGACCACTGGGAGATTTTTCATAAACCAAAC GTAACAATGAGGTTCTGCCCCAAGTGCTCAGCCTATTTTATGAATATCTCAGAGTTAGAGAGCCACTTGTCCAAAAGACATTCCTATACAGACCTTAAAGTAATCAACAGAATTACTCAAGAGGCCAGGGTCAAGGTTGTGTCCAACCCCAGCTTTAGAGATCCAGGAAGATTTGTGGGGCCAGTCATttag